A single Pangasianodon hypophthalmus isolate fPanHyp1 chromosome 27, fPanHyp1.pri, whole genome shotgun sequence DNA region contains:
- the LOC113524218 gene encoding uncharacterized protein LOC113524218 isoform X2: MVDAKRVTGFLQKQIGYFGIFSLILAAFEQIMDEEFVCPCDPIDNIAVCVLYGTIPSIGCFVLTFCFMDWSPEAEDGRRRDNSTCDKVLYSTLAAAIWLFLFFVDGRYLACALSGWKGVYARNDTLGIEKWCKPTGNETSVFESQQTTLQWISRSQIIGFIIILFVICILGCVNSTRRTTTRRNFTEMEAEHSKMKLHGRLGERKFSFEVEEVTCL; this comes from the exons ATGGTGGACGCTAAAAGAGTTACTGGATTTTTGCAGAAACAAATTGGATATTTTGGGATCTTCAGTCTTATTCTTGCTGCTTTCGAGCAGATAATGGATGAAGAATTTGTTTGTCCTTGTGATCCTATCGATAATATAGCAGTATGTGTTCTTTATGGCACGATCCCTTCCATTGGTtgctttgttttgactttttgtttCATGGACTGGTCCCCAGAGGCAGAGGACGGAAGGAGGAGAGATAACTCCACGTGTGATAAAGTTCTGTACTCCACTCTCGCAGCCGCCATCTGGCTGTTTCTCTTCTTTGTCGATGGCCGATACCTGGCCTGTGCGCTTTCAGGTTGGAAAGGTGTGTACGCTAGAAATGACACTTTGGGGATTGAAAAATGGTGCAAGCCGACAGGAAATGAAACGTCAGTGTTTGAGAGTCAGCAGACGACCCTGCAGTGGATCTCCAGATCTCAG attataggtttcatcatcattttatttgttatctGTATTCTGGGCTGCGTGAACAGCACTCGGAGAACTACGACACGAAGGAACTTCACGGAGATGGAAGCCG AACACAGCAAGATGAAACTGCACGGTCGACTCGGTGAGAGGAAATTCAGCTTCGAAGTTGAGGAAGTCACATGCTTGTAA
- the LOC113524218 gene encoding uncharacterized protein LOC113524218 isoform X1 encodes MVDAKRVTGFLQKQIGYFGIFSLILAAFEQIMDEEFVCPCDPIDNIAVCVLYGTIPSIGCFVLTFCFMDWSPEAEDGRRRDNSTCDKVLYSTLAAAIWLFLFFVDGRYLACALSGWKGVYARNDTLGIEKWCKPTGNETSVFESQQTTLQWISRSQIIGFIIILFVICILGCVNSTRRTTTRRNFTEMEAAEHSKMKLHGRLGERKFSFEVEEVTCL; translated from the exons ATGGTGGACGCTAAAAGAGTTACTGGATTTTTGCAGAAACAAATTGGATATTTTGGGATCTTCAGTCTTATTCTTGCTGCTTTCGAGCAGATAATGGATGAAGAATTTGTTTGTCCTTGTGATCCTATCGATAATATAGCAGTATGTGTTCTTTATGGCACGATCCCTTCCATTGGTtgctttgttttgactttttgtttCATGGACTGGTCCCCAGAGGCAGAGGACGGAAGGAGGAGAGATAACTCCACGTGTGATAAAGTTCTGTACTCCACTCTCGCAGCCGCCATCTGGCTGTTTCTCTTCTTTGTCGATGGCCGATACCTGGCCTGTGCGCTTTCAGGTTGGAAAGGTGTGTACGCTAGAAATGACACTTTGGGGATTGAAAAATGGTGCAAGCCGACAGGAAATGAAACGTCAGTGTTTGAGAGTCAGCAGACGACCCTGCAGTGGATCTCCAGATCTCAG attataggtttcatcatcattttatttgttatctGTATTCTGGGCTGCGTGAACAGCACTCGGAGAACTACGACACGAAGGAACTTCACGGAGATGGAAGCCG CAGAACACAGCAAGATGAAACTGCACGGTCGACTCGGTGAGAGGAAATTCAGCTTCGAAGTTGAGGAAGTCACATGCTTGTAA